ACATACCACAAGTAAGCATTAATGCTTTGGCTAATTTAGCCACATTTTTAGGCAGGACTTGCTCTTTACGAATTGGATGATATCCATCATGTGCAAGAATCAGTCCAATCAACGCTATGTCTTCTGTGTTAACTTCTATTGAACATAGCTTTAGGTAAACCTCTAAAGATTCTTCCACCTCCGATTCTAAAAAACCGGTCTCTTTTAAATAATAAGCTAAGGCTCTATTTCGATGAGCTGTCTGCCACTCTGATCGAAACACTTCCTCATTGATGGTCGGGCGTTTCCCTATCATTTTTTCTATGAATACATAAAGAAATTCTAATTTATTTTGTGATGATTCCCCTGGGAGTAATGAAGCTATGGTAATCGCTCCAGCATTGATCATGGGATTAAACGGCTTTCCTGGTTTATGCATCTCTAAACGAATAATGGAGTTGAAGGCATCTCCAGTTGGTTCCACATCCACCCGTTCTAACACATAAGGAATACCGCGACTCAAGCATGCAGCTATAAAGCTGATCACTTTTGAGATACTTTGCAGCGTGAAAGAGACTTCACAATCCCCTGACTTTATCATTGTTCCATCTGGTACAATGATGCAAATGCCTAAATGGGATGAGTTTATCGTTCTTAAAGCAGGAATATAATTTGGGGTTTGTCCATTAGGAGAATATGATTGATAGTGTGCTACCCATTCATCTAAGTAAGCTTTACTTTGACTATACATCTGAACGTTATTCTCTTTTATTCTATCTTCAACCATATTCTTTCACTCCTCTAATTTGTACGCTTTCACAATTTTTCAATAAGGATGCCTGTAATAGTTTTTGCTGAAATAATCACATAGTCTGTTTGAAAATATTGTAAAAACAGTATCGTTAAGCGCTTTCAATTATGGTCTGCAAAAACTTAAATTAAATTTATAACTGGAACTACATGATCATACAAAAAACTACAAATTTTCAAAAAAAAAATAAAGGTTGAACTATATGACAAGTATGGTGCTAATATTATCAATAGATAAATAGAGTATTGTTGAAGATTAGCCGTTTCAGAATGGTCAAGTTTTAATAGCTTATTTTTATAATAAAGTAAGCGTTGTTTTGATGCAGATAAAGCTATATACTGATTTTCAGACAAAATTGGGAGGATCATCATGAACTTTAGTACTTTAGCGAAAAAAGACGTTTATATTCTTGTTCTGATGTTGCTTACAGTGCCACTGGCAGGTGAAATAAAGTTTTATCCATTAAATGAAACGTTTCGAGTAAGTTTTGGGGCACCGGCATTTTTCTTTTTTTTATTATTACTGCAGAAAATACCAGCAGTTTTATCGGGTATTTTGACAGGAACGATTGTTGTTAAATTGCGAATTCTATTAGACTTTATTCAGCAGGAGAATTTTGACTGGACATCCTCTTTCCTAGTCCAATATCCCAGTTTTTTCTTTTACTTCACATATTCTTGCCTCTTTTATTTAATGAAAACCAACCGTTTTCATAACAGACCTTTGATAATCGGATTTTTCGGCCTCATAATCGAAATATTGTCTGACTGTGTAGAAATAATCATTCAATATTTCGTGTTGAAAACAACAATTACGTTTGCGGATCTAAATGAAATGATCATGGTTGCTTTTGCTCACAGTTTTATTGTTCTAAGCTTTTTTAATATGATGAAACTGTATGAAGCACAGACGAGGGAACGACAAATAAGAGAACAAAATGAACACATGTTAATGCTTATTTCCAATTTATATGAGGAAACAGTTCATTTAAAAAAAACATTAAAAAATGCAGAGAATATTACAAAAGAATCGTATCATTTATATCGGAATTTAAAAGAACAGGAAAAAGAACAGAATGTATTTAAACAGCAGTTTAGTCAAAAAGCGTTGCGTATTGCTGGTGAAATACATGAAGTTAAAAAAGATAACCAACGAATTTTTGCAGGTCTCTCTAAATTGATTACTAATGAAAGTTTAAAGGACTATATGAGTGCTGCTGAAATCATTCAATTAATTATACAAATCAATAAAAAATATGCCTTTTCATTAGGAAAAGATATTAAATTTTTATACTCGGTAGAAGGGAACCATCCAAATTATCATGTATATACTTTGTTATCTCTCATCAATAATTTAGTAGCAAATGCAGTAGAAGCAATTAAAGAGAAGGGAACAGTCAGTTTAAGTTTGGGTAAACTTAACGATACTGCAGAAATTCAAATTGCTGATAGCGGACCTGGCATCCTGCCAAAATATGAGGATGCTATCTTTAAACCTGGATTTACCTCGAAGTATGACCATTTAGGAACACCTTCAACAGGGATTGGGCTCTCATATGTAAAAGAAGTAGTGAAAGACCTTGGTGGAGAGATCATATTTCAGAATAAACATAACATCGGTGTCGTTTTTTTGATAAAGTTACCGATTCATAATTTGATTCAGAAAGGGTAGGGTGTTTCCATGCGTTTTTTTATAACAGATGACGATTACGCTATACGTTCAATCTTAAACCAAATTATAGAAGACGAAGATTTAGGAGAAGTTGTGGAAGAAGCAGAAGATGGCTATCTATTAGAGGGACACATTTTGAATTTAAAACAGATCGATATATTATTTATTGATTTATTGATGCCAATCCGTGATGGTATTGAAACAATTCGCCATTTAAAAGGCATTTTTTCTGGAAAAGTTATCATGATTTCACAAGTTGAATCAAAAGATCTAATTGGTGAAGCTTACTCTCTTGGGATCGATTATTATATTCATAAACCAATAAATCGTATGGAAGTGTTAACAGTTATTCGAAAAGTAATGGAACGTATTTATTTAGAAAGGTCGATTAATAATATCCAAGCTTCTTTAAATAGCTTAGTAAATTTAGCTCAGCCAAAAGTTGATACTTTTAATGAAAAAAGTATTCTAAAGGTCGGTGAATTTCTTTTGTCTGAATTAGGAATCGTGGGAGAGAATGGACATAAAGATTTAATAGAAATACTTCAATATTTATTTAAGAATGAACACGCTTACGCTTTTGAACAACAATTTCCAACTCTTAAAGATATTTTTAAAGAAATAGCGAAAAAAAAACTCGGACCATCAGCTGCACAAGCTGATATTAATCGTGAGATAAAAGCTTCTGCACAACGAATACGCAGAGCGATTAATCATTCATTAAATTATTTTGCGTCACTTGGTTTAACAGATTTTTCAAATCAAAAGTTTGAAAATTACGCTTCAAAATATTTTGAATTCACAGTCATCAGCCAAAAGATGAAAGAATTGAAAAATGCAAAAAGACGTCTTACTCCTACTCAAGTAAATACAAAAAAATTTATTCAAGTATTCTATTTTGAAGCGAAGCGTTTGATTTCAGGGGAATATTTATAAGAAGATAAGACGTCTTCTTTTTGGAAATTGGAACATTGGACGTTAACTTGTGTTGAATAGTAGGAAGCAAGCGAGACATAGTATTTATGGTGCCTTTCCTTCCAATTCTCGCTTAGCTCTAATAAAAGCAATAAATTGGTGCATTTCTTCTACAGAAAGAAAGATTCCATCGACTGCCAGCTCTAAATTTGGTAGATCAGTTAATTCCATAAATTGAACTGACTTTATTGTATCCTCTTCAAGCTGAAAAGTTGGATGATCAACTCTACCTAAAAGGTAATCGGTTGATACGTCAAATAAATCAGCCATTGATTTAAGGGCTTCTAATGAAGGGCGGCGGTGCCCCGATTCGTAACCGGCATAAGTACTCTTTGCGATTCCGAGTCGATCAGCCGTATATTGCAATGACCACCTTTTGCCCTTCCTTAATGTAGTTAATCTATTTAAAATCATCTTATTACTCTCCTTTTATTTCAATTTATTATATCATCATATGAATACAAAATGTACGCGCTATGAATATCATTTGCTTGATTTCACCCTGAAACATCACTATAATTACAAATAAAGTACGCGTAACGCGTATTTTACTAAAAATACATTTTTTTCTGTCAATATGCTTATAGTAATTTTAATGCTGAAACAAGGGAGTTTTTAGGGAGGAATTATATTGAAGAAGTTGATGTTACTTACTACCGGTGGGACAATTGCTTCGTTAGAAGGGGAAAATGGGCTAGTTCCTGAGATGAAAGCCGAAGAAATTTTAAGTCATCTACCGGGATTAAATAGTCTCTGTCAGATTGATAGTAAGCCTTTGATGAATATTGATAGTACAAATATGCAACCGGAATATTGGGCTGACATGGCAAAATCTATTTATGAAAAATACAATGATTACGACGGCTTTGTTATCACCCATGGGACGGATACAATGGCTTACACTTCAGCTGCGCTCTCATATATGTTACAAGATGTAGATAAACCAATAGTGATTACAGGTTCTCAAATCCCAATTGCCTTTAAGAAAACAGATGCCAAAAGAAATATCTCTGACGCGGTTCGATTTGCTTGTGAAGATATTGGCGGGGTATATGTGGTTTTTGACGGTAGAGTTATCCAGGGAACAAGGGCCATTAAACTGAGAACGAAAAGCTATGACTCGTTTGAAAGTATTAATTATCCTTATATTGCCTCTATACATGAAGATGATATTAAGTATAATAAGTCTTTTCATTCACCAAAGAATAAGGAAATTAAGTTAGATACTTCCCTTTGTACGGATGTTTCTTTGGTTAAGTTACATCCCGGGATTAAGCCAGAATTCTTTGATTTTCTGAAAAATCAATGTAAGGGAATTGTAATTGAAAGCTATGGAAGCGGTGGCATTCCATTTCAAGGAAGAAACATTTTGCAGAAATTGAATGAGTTGACCGAGTGTGGAATATCAGTTGTCATTACTACTCAATGTTTAGAGGAAGGGGAGGATATAGATATATATGAAGTGGGGCGAAAAGTAAATCAAAATATCATCATTCGTTCCAGAAATATGAATACAGAAGCTATCGTTCCTAAATTGATGTGGGTATTAGGAAAGACACAGGACCCACACAAGGTGAAGGAAATGATGGAAACACCAATTGCAGATGACATTACAGTCTAAAACATACAAGAGGAGCAGGGGAAAATGGTCAGAGTTGAGAGAGCATACCGAATTGAGAAAGATTTTCTCGGTGAAAAGGAAATTCCTGCAGATGTTTATTATGGAATACAAACGTTACGCGCTGTAGAAAATTTTCCAATCACTGGCTACAAAATTCATAATGAAATGATAAAAGCGCTAGCAATGGTAAAAAAAGCAGCCGCACTAGCCAATATGGATGTCAAGCGTCTATATGAAGGAATTGGTGAAGTAATCATTCGATCCTCAGATGAAATACTGGAAGGAAAATGGCACGAGTATTTTATAGTCGATCCAATCCAGGGCGGAGCCGGCACTTCAATGAATATGAATGCAAATGAAGTCATTGCAAACCGTGCGCTTGAACTGCTCGGTCATAATAAAGGTGAATATGGAAAATTAAGTCCGAACAGTCATGTAAATATGTCGCAATCAACGAATGATGTGTTTCCGACAGCCATTCACATCTCAACCCTTAATTTGCTGGAAAAGTTACTGGATACCATGAATGACATGTTGGATGTCTTCAAGAAGAAAGCTCAGCAATTCGATCATGTCATAAAAATGGGACGCACCCATCTTCAAGATGCCGTACCAATTCGCCTTGGTCAAGAATTTGAAGCTTATAGCCGCGTATTGGAACGGGATATTAAACGAATTGGGCAAACACGCCAGCATCTTTACGAAGTGAATATGGGCGCGACAGCGGTAGGGACAGGTTTAAATGCGGACCCTCGCTATATCAAAAATGTCGTCAAGCACCTTGCAGACATAAGCGGATTGCCGCTTGTCGGCACTGAGCACCTTGTCGATGCAACACAAAACACGGATGCCTACACAGAAGTGTCAGCTGCATTGAAGGTTTGTATGATGAATATGTCCAAAATCGCGAACGACTTACGATTGATGGCTTCCGGCCCGCGTGCTGGACTTGGTGAAATTACCTTACCTGCACGTCAGCCTGGTTCCTCCATTATGCCTGGAAAAGTCAACCCAGTAATGGCGGAGCTCATTAACCAAGTCGCCTTTCAGGTCATCGGAAACGATCATACAATTTGCTTGGCCTCTGAAGCGGGACAGCTTGAATTAAACGTGATGGAACCCGTGCTAGTCTTTAACTTGCTTCAATCCATCAGTATTATGAATAATGCGTTTAAAAGCTTTACAGACTATTGTCTAACCGGTATCGAGGCAAACGAAGACCGGATGAAAGAATATGTTGAAAAAAGTGTGGGAATAGTTACAGCCGTGAATCCGCACTTAGGATATGAAGTTGTATCCCGAATTGCACGGGAAGCCATTTTAAAAGGCAAATCGGTGCGAGAGCTTTGCCTGCAATATGACGTGCTGACAGAGGAAGAACTCGATTTGATTTTAAACCCCTACGAAATGACAAATCCTGGTATATCAGGTGGTGCTTTATTCGATCGAGAGTAACCATTAAATCTCCAGATGAAATAAATGTATTTTGAATTTCTATAGGAAGAACCTGCCTATTAGGTGCCATAGCTTGATAGGCAAAGTCATTGATCGTTTATTTATTCTAATTCGATTTTGGTTATGAGTCACTTAACTGGCGAATGATTGTAAAACAAGGATGAATTTTTAAAAACAAGATTTTGAAAACGTTTTATTTAAAGGGGGCGTAAGAGTGAAGCATGTACGATTACCATCTATGTTAGAAATTATTTTTACATTGGGGTTGTTTTTAGCCATTGTTTTTTCATTTACCGCGATGTTTGATTTACCGATACAACTAGCACTATTTATATCGTGGTTCATTGTTATTTTACTTGGATTACGATTAGGACACCGATACCAGCAACTGCAAGGCGCTATTACAAACGGGATTTCGAATGGTCTTGAGGCTATATTAATTCTGATTGCAGTCGGTGCCCTTATCGGGACGTGGATTGCAGGAGGAGTCGTACCGACACTTATTTATTACGGATTGGAATTTATCCACCCTAGCATTTTCTTATTAGCCACTCTCGTCATTTGCTCGATCACATCTTTGGCAACAGGTACGTCTTGGGGAACAGTCGGGACTGCTGGAATCGCAATGATGGCAATTGGAGAGGGAATGGGTATCCCTCTGCCGCTTGTAGCTGGTGCCGTTCTTTCCGGTGCATACTTCGGAGATAAACTTTCTCCATTATCTGACAGTACCGTACTCGCAGCATCAATGTCGAAAGTGGATGTTATTGCACACGTACGTGCCATGTTATATTTAGATGTCCCTGCATACATCATTACTGCTATTCTTTTTACCATAGCAGGGTTTATGTATGGCGGGAAAAATACAGATTTAGAAAAAGTAGAATTTCTGAAGACTGCATTACTAGAAAACTTCGATATTCAAATTTGGATGCTAATTCCTGCGATATTTGTCATTCTAATGCTCGCACTAAAACAACCTTCTATGCCAACGATTGCTGCAGGGGCTCTCTTAGGGATCATTTGGGCTACCGTATTCCAAGGGATGGATTTTTCTGCGGCCCTCGGTACGGCTTACAGTGGTTTTTCAATTGATACAGGCATTGAATTCATGGATGATCTTCTAAACCGTGGGGGGATCGAGGGAATGCTTGGCTCAATTGTTGTTATTATTTTCGGATTGGGATTTGGTGGTCTATTGGAGCATTTAGGAGTACTAAAAGTAATTGTTTCCAAATTCCAGAACCAGCTAACTTCAGCAGGTAATGTAACCCTGTCAACATTAATTGTTGCCTTTTTAGCAAATGTATTTGGTTGTGCTATGTACGTTTCATTAATTTTAACACCAAAGATCATGGAAGAAAACTATGATAAATTACACATTGATCGGAGAGTTTTAGCTCGAAATTCTGAGGTCGGCGGTACGCTAACATCTGGGATGATTCCTTGGTCCGACAACGGAATTTTCATGGCAGGGATTCTAGGTATATCTACCTTTTCCTATGTTCCATTCATGTGGTTAAGTTTTGTTTCCATTGCACTTGCGATCATTTATGGTTATACAGGGAAATATATTTGGTACACTAACAATAACGTACAGGCGCTGCAGCAGAAGGCTAATTAATCTCGTCTGCACAATGGTTTATAGTTGAGTCTCAAGAAAGCTAGCAAATACTTACGCCTAGCTATGGTTTAATTAGAAGTGTTTGCAACGAATTGACGATTCCAGTAAATGTAATGATTTGGCCGCATACCCGGAGCTTTGTTATTCCGATGCAGAGTTGAATATTATGTTAGAAGATATTGAAACCTGCAGGAAATTAGGTGCAGCTGGAGTTGTTATTGGTGCTCTTACGAACGAGAAGGAAATACATGAAGAAATGCATACTAAATTAATCAGAGCAGCAAGGGTTAGATATTACCTTTCACCGCCCATTTGACGAGGTCGATCATCAGGTCACTGCTTTAGGAGTTCTTCAAAAGTACTCTGACATATCTAGAGTACTCACATCTGGCAGCAAGGATAAAGCTACAGAAGCTATAGAAGAGCTAAGTCAGCTGACAGATCTTTCAGCAAGTACTGGTCTTTCAATTATGGCAGGATCAGGGTTAACACCTTTAAATTTGCCTGCATTCTTAGAAAAAGTTAACGTGAGAGAAGTTCATTTTGATTCGGGAATCCGTTATGAATCAACTTATAGTGACCCTATCGATTCCATTCAAATAAGAGCGATCAGAAAAATTGTATCAGAATAGAACTGCAAAAAAAAAGCTGCATGCATAAATGTCAGAGGTGCAAAACACTAAAATCGTATACAAAATAACACATCATTTAGCACACCAATAGCACTTCCTATAATGGTTGGAGCTACAGGATTAGATCTTTTCAAAAGCTGGAATCATCTAAGCATAAGTGAGTTACCTATGTTTGTTGTTGATTTTATTACTTCTTTTGTGGTAGCTCTTATGGCAGTTGTCACTTTTGTGAAGTGGATTAGTAAAATCGGTTTAATTCCCTTTGCTTTATATCGTTTTGTTTTAGCCATCGCGTTTTATATTTTCGTGTTGTACTAAAACCCTTATTCAACAATCGGGGGCTTATCAGGAATAACTGGTAAGCCTCTTAAGTATTAATTGATCTTCCGCAATCGGGCCATTATATTGAATAAGAGGTTGCATAAAACCCCACTTTTTTATGCAGCCGCCAGGCTTCTTCAGAAGTAAAAATGTGAATTTAGGTTTAATTATGATCACAATAAATTTGTGAATCTTTATCTATACCTTTTATAATTGCATACTTATAACCCCATTCACACATTGTGTTTAATACTGGTACAAATGATCTTCCTAGATCAGTTAAGCTGTATTCTACTTTTGGTGGTACCTCTTTAAATATTTCTCTTCGTACAAGTCTTCTCTTTCTAATTGTTTCAATTGATCTGTTAAGACTTTTTGTGTAATTCCAGGTATTAATTCGTAAAACTCTTTTGTCCTTACTGATTTTTGGCTTAAGAAAAAGAGTATTAAACATTTCCATTTTCCACCCGCAATGTTCATAAAAATGTTGATTCCAGTATTATAGTTAACCATGTGCTGTCCCTCCTGAATAGGCACTTAAAAGTGGCTATACCACATTTTTGTGCGTTATTTTCTCATTTATTATTGCTTACTATAATTAAAGGAGCAATAAATAAAAATTTCGGAGTTGATAAAATGAGTGTAAAAAATATCTTGGAAAAAAGACGATCAGTTAGACATTATGATTCAAGTTATAAAATAAGTTCAGAAATTCTAACCTCATTAATTGAAAGTGCGAGTAAGTCACCTAACGGAAATAATATTCAAGCAACTCGATACTTGATTATTGATGAACCAGACTTGAAAAATTTATTGCTACCTATAGCTTTTAATCAACATCAAGTGGTAGAAGCTTCAACTTTAATTGTTATGTTGGGTGATTATCAAGCATTTGATAAAGATAATATTATTAAGATACATGAAGAAGGCTTTCAAGCAGGTTTTTTTGATGAATCGCTAAGAGATTATCTAGCAAATGCTGCAATAAAATATT
The window above is part of the Metabacillus dongyingensis genome. Proteins encoded here:
- a CDS encoding glutaminase; protein product: MVEDRIKENNVQMYSQSKAYLDEWVAHYQSYSPNGQTPNYIPALRTINSSHLGICIIVPDGTMIKSGDCEVSFTLQSISKVISFIAACLSRGIPYVLERVDVEPTGDAFNSIIRLEMHKPGKPFNPMINAGAITIASLLPGESSQNKLEFLYVFIEKMIGKRPTINEEVFRSEWQTAHRNRALAYYLKETGFLESEVEESLEVYLKLCSIEVNTEDIALIGLILAHDGYHPIRKEQVLPKNVAKLAKALMLTCGMYNASGKFAAFVGLPAKSGVSGGIMALVPSSVRKDLPFQTGCGIGIYGPAIDDYGNSLTGVLLLKHIAQEWDLSIF
- a CDS encoding sensor histidine kinase — encoded protein: MNFSTLAKKDVYILVLMLLTVPLAGEIKFYPLNETFRVSFGAPAFFFFLLLLQKIPAVLSGILTGTIVVKLRILLDFIQQENFDWTSSFLVQYPSFFFYFTYSCLFYLMKTNRFHNRPLIIGFFGLIIEILSDCVEIIIQYFVLKTTITFADLNEMIMVAFAHSFIVLSFFNMMKLYEAQTRERQIREQNEHMLMLISNLYEETVHLKKTLKNAENITKESYHLYRNLKEQEKEQNVFKQQFSQKALRIAGEIHEVKKDNQRIFAGLSKLITNESLKDYMSAAEIIQLIIQINKKYAFSLGKDIKFLYSVEGNHPNYHVYTLLSLINNLVANAVEAIKEKGTVSLSLGKLNDTAEIQIADSGPGILPKYEDAIFKPGFTSKYDHLGTPSTGIGLSYVKEVVKDLGGEIIFQNKHNIGVVFLIKLPIHNLIQKG
- a CDS encoding response regulator, which gives rise to MRFFITDDDYAIRSILNQIIEDEDLGEVVEEAEDGYLLEGHILNLKQIDILFIDLLMPIRDGIETIRHLKGIFSGKVIMISQVESKDLIGEAYSLGIDYYIHKPINRMEVLTVIRKVMERIYLERSINNIQASLNSLVNLAQPKVDTFNEKSILKVGEFLLSELGIVGENGHKDLIEILQYLFKNEHAYAFEQQFPTLKDIFKEIAKKKLGPSAAQADINREIKASAQRIRRAINHSLNYFASLGLTDFSNQKFENYASKYFEFTVISQKMKELKNAKRRLTPTQVNTKKFIQVFYFEAKRLISGEYL
- a CDS encoding helix-turn-helix domain-containing protein, yielding MILNRLTTLRKGKRWSLQYTADRLGIAKSTYAGYESGHRRPSLEALKSMADLFDVSTDYLLGRVDHPTFQLEEDTIKSVQFMELTDLPNLELAVDGIFLSVEEMHQFIAFIRAKRELEGKAP
- a CDS encoding type I asparaginase, encoding MKKLMLLTTGGTIASLEGENGLVPEMKAEEILSHLPGLNSLCQIDSKPLMNIDSTNMQPEYWADMAKSIYEKYNDYDGFVITHGTDTMAYTSAALSYMLQDVDKPIVITGSQIPIAFKKTDAKRNISDAVRFACEDIGGVYVVFDGRVIQGTRAIKLRTKSYDSFESINYPYIASIHEDDIKYNKSFHSPKNKEIKLDTSLCTDVSLVKLHPGIKPEFFDFLKNQCKGIVIESYGSGGIPFQGRNILQKLNELTECGISVVITTQCLEEGEDIDIYEVGRKVNQNIIIRSRNMNTEAIVPKLMWVLGKTQDPHKVKEMMETPIADDITV
- the aspA gene encoding aspartate ammonia-lyase codes for the protein MVRVERAYRIEKDFLGEKEIPADVYYGIQTLRAVENFPITGYKIHNEMIKALAMVKKAAALANMDVKRLYEGIGEVIIRSSDEILEGKWHEYFIVDPIQGGAGTSMNMNANEVIANRALELLGHNKGEYGKLSPNSHVNMSQSTNDVFPTAIHISTLNLLEKLLDTMNDMLDVFKKKAQQFDHVIKMGRTHLQDAVPIRLGQEFEAYSRVLERDIKRIGQTRQHLYEVNMGATAVGTGLNADPRYIKNVVKHLADISGLPLVGTEHLVDATQNTDAYTEVSAALKVCMMNMSKIANDLRLMASGPRAGLGEITLPARQPGSSIMPGKVNPVMAELINQVAFQVIGNDHTICLASEAGQLELNVMEPVLVFNLLQSISIMNNAFKSFTDYCLTGIEANEDRMKEYVEKSVGIVTAVNPHLGYEVVSRIAREAILKGKSVRELCLQYDVLTEEELDLILNPYEMTNPGISGGALFDRE
- the nhaC gene encoding Na+/H+ antiporter NhaC; the encoded protein is MKHVRLPSMLEIIFTLGLFLAIVFSFTAMFDLPIQLALFISWFIVILLGLRLGHRYQQLQGAITNGISNGLEAILILIAVGALIGTWIAGGVVPTLIYYGLEFIHPSIFLLATLVICSITSLATGTSWGTVGTAGIAMMAIGEGMGIPLPLVAGAVLSGAYFGDKLSPLSDSTVLAASMSKVDVIAHVRAMLYLDVPAYIITAILFTIAGFMYGGKNTDLEKVEFLKTALLENFDIQIWMLIPAIFVILMLALKQPSMPTIAAGALLGIIWATVFQGMDFSAALGTAYSGFSIDTGIEFMDDLLNRGGIEGMLGSIVVIIFGLGFGGLLEHLGVLKVIVSKFQNQLTSAGNVTLSTLIVAFLANVFGCAMYVSLILTPKIMEENYDKLHIDRRVLARNSEVGGTLTSGMIPWSDNGIFMAGILGISTFSYVPFMWLSFVSIALAIIYGYTGKYIWYTNNNVQALQQKAN
- a CDS encoding undecaprenyl-diphosphate phosphatase, whose product is MQNNTSFSTPIALPIMVGATGLDLFKSWNHLSISELPMFVVDFITSFVVALMAVVTFVKWISKIGLIPFALYRFVLAIAFYIFVLY
- a CDS encoding nitroreductase family protein; its protein translation is MSVKNILEKRRSVRHYDSSYKISSEILTSLIESASKSPNGNNIQATRYLIIDEPDLKNLLLPIAFNQHQVVEASTLIVMLGDYQAFDKDNIIKIHEEGFQAGFFDESLRDYLANAAIKYYENKSNEDLKLELTRDVSLASMSLILLANEAGFETITMSGYDSKKLKAILNISDRYLDVMLIAIGKGTKAGHNTVRHNVNKVMYRNKII